Within the Platichthys flesus chromosome 16, fPlaFle2.1, whole genome shotgun sequence genome, the region GGGAGCGGCTGTGTCTTCGTCCTGATCGGCGAGCTGTCTGAAGAGACTGCCCGGCCTGAAGCTGTCATTGCTGTCCGctgtggaggatggaggagcctgatggaggagagagagcactTTAGGTTCACTGAGTTTTTAAGAATATTGTCTTGTTGGTAATGGTTAAGAACAAACAACACCACACTTTCCATTTTATCGGTTTTCTTCACCATGGATTTTGCAATATTGTAATTAACAACCGCAAAAACGtgggcacacacacgcacacacacgcagacagacacagaggggagaACTGCTTCCCACAGGACCTGATGATCTATGTGACACCCACGGGTTAGATACGGAAAATAGGCTCATTCGGTTAATGCAGTGCTGACTTACCATGATGCATTCTGGACCTGAAACAATTAATGCGGATACAAAACAATCTCAAATTTGTGCAAATCACATGTATCACAATTGTAAGATCTTGAATTGTGGGAAATTTCAATGACACTGGCGACAAGGACTATTTCTGGTATCAGGTTCTGCTGCACAGACACCGGTTTGTATTCCTGCTGACAATAACACAAACTTAGTTATGTTTCGAGGACTGGTCCACGCACACAGGTAAGAAAGCCCTAAGGGTCGATGCTACTGTGCTGCTAATCAACAGTCTGATCCCAAGCTGTTTAACCAGATTAGtgagaacagagcagagcagttTCCATCCACCGGACTACAACaatcatttaaatgaattaattaagcACTCTCACACTGCAACTGCACCGAAGGTAGAACACGTCACTACAACCGATACAACCTAAAcccacgcacatacacacacaaatgtaaaccCACACTGATTAACTTGCCTGGGTCGGTGGCACTCAGAAATGCTGGGAAGGCAGAGGGTGTGACAGATAACATTTACACCGAGTggaacaaaacaatgaaatagaGAAATGAAGAAACACGGTGGATGCCAGTgaatgaaacaacaaaacaaatgcaaacaaacaaaaactcagAGCGCCTTCAGCTACTAGATCCCAACTCACCAGATTCTTTGGAGCGTCAGAATTCCTGGAGACAAACATGGATTTGCGCACATTGGACATGCTGAGAGGCAGCAGTCCGAACCTGCAGAGCAAAGAACGCACATGGCTGGCATTAGGTCGACATAATAATGATATCTGATCAGAAATATAGAAATCCAGTTAATTGTTGAATACGGTCTTGAACTGCAGGAAATGTATCTGAAAGAAACACGTCCCATATACTGAGCAGCAAGCGTCAAATTCCTGCCGTGCTTGACatgtttgattatttttcaGACATCTTCAGATGTAAATCGGAGTTCTCATAGCTGCCTGTGTTAAGCCATTTAACATTTCTTACTTAATGTTCCATGAAAAAAACTCAATGTGAGGTATCAATGTCAGGACCcctcctcgctgctcctccTGGGTGGAGGGAtgtgctctgctgagtgccTGTCTATTTTTCTTATTGGTATTGTATCAGATATTTTCATATTACAAGCAGGGGTTTAAGGAACTCTGGTAAGTTGCACCTGAAGACAATAACCTGGGTAAGTTACATAGTCAACCACTGTGCCACCCACCACAAGTAAAAACTCCCCATGTGGGAAACGCTGTCTGATAATTAAGCTGTGTTTTAAGACATGACCTGTGGGTTAAGACGGAGAATTGGGTCCAGGGTTTACcaagagtttgcctttcacacatgcacaaagcagcaggaggttctctgcacagacgtgttcacaacagtaacaaatcctccacattattcaggaaagaggtggagcagccaggTGCAGCTGACAACCTCCTGctcattgtgcatgtgtgaaaggaaaactgttGATAAACTCTGGACCCAATTATCTGGACTTTAtctgcaggtcatgtctgaaaacggcagCAGTGATGCTGTGGTTTGTTTCTGCTGATTATGCGGATGTCACTAATTCCAGGGGGTCATTAATGAGCCACTAATGTCCAACAGGAGCTAGCGTTGACAGCTGACCTGATTTGGCTGCTGGCCAGTGGCAGGATGTTGTACGGCTCCTGGGAGCTGACGCCGCTGCTCCGTGAGGAAAACTGCTTCTCTAGGCCCGTCAACAGTCCCAGCAGCACCTGAAACACAGCGTCACAGCAGATGGCTCACAACATGAACTGACATATCTCATCTCACACCTACAGAGAACGGAAGTCTGCTGATGTTTCCATGTTCATCAAGCTAAAGGTTGACAGTTTTTTGCACGTGTGTCTTTGATGGTAAAGGACTGAAAGTACCGATGTCCTCTGCGACACGCGGTTCAGGTTGGCGTTCAGCGGAGTTGTGAACACGTCCAGGTCAAAGGGGTCGATGAAGCtctccagccaatcacaggcctCTTGAAACCTGAAAGAtacataactacaatacagGATTACTTTTTTTAACTACCATCTCTAAAATCAACCTGTTCCTTTATCATCAATGGtttttggtaaatggttttgtatttatatagcgcttttctagtctagatgaccactcaaagcactttacagtacagttttacattcatccattcacacacacattcattcagtacagagacagccttggcaaaagtcactaatgaccttttaatagcctcagatcagggacttgtgtctgtcctcgttttgttagatctcagtgcagcattcgacacacttgaccatcaaattttattacaaagactcaaacagttaattaacattaatggaaccgcccttaactggtttaaatcgtatttttctgatcgctcccaatttgtacacattaatgatgagtcatctgtgcgcaccaaagttaaccatggtgttccacagggctctgtgctcggcccaattttattctcattatatatgcttccactaggaaattagctctaactataagctttatcaaaaaggaaggttttgagcctacttttaaatgaacagatggtgactgcctcccgaactgaaagtggtagattattccacagccgaggggcttgatggctaaaagctctggctcctactctacttttagagaatttagggacgacaagtaggcttgaattctgggagcggagtgctctagtgggtttatacggtactaacagctctttaaggtataaaggcgctatattattaagggccttgaaggtgaggaggagaattttaaattctattctagatttaactggaagccagtgtagcaatgctaatattggagaaatgtgctctcttctctttgttctcgtcaggacacgtgctgcggcattttggacaagctgtagagtctttaacgacttcctgctggagcctgataataatgaattacaatagtccagtctcgatgtaacaaaggcgtggactagtttttctgcatctttttgtgaaaggacatgtctaatttttgaaatattacgcaagtggaaaaaagcggtcctagaaatttgttttaagtgactattaaaggataaatcaggatcgaagatcactcccaagttcctgactgtttcattggaagcaagggcaatgtcgtctagcgcagctatatcattagataatgcatctctaaggttttggggccaagtattataacctctgttttgtctgagtttaataagagaaaattgcgggtcatccaggtttttatgtccttgagacatgttcgaagtttagttaattgattactttgttcaggttttattgacaaatataactgggtgtcatccgcatagcagtggaaatttaccgagtgtgtcctgataatgtttcctagtggaagcatatataatgagaataaaattgggccgagcacagagccctgtggaacaccatgattaactttggtgcgcacagatgactcatcattaatttgcacatattgggagcgatcagaaaaatacgatttaaaccagttaagggcggttccattaatgttaattaactgttttagtctttgtaataaaatttgatggtcaattgtgtcgaatgctgcactgagatctaacagaacgaggacagacacaagtccctgatctgaggctattaaaaggtcattagtgacttttgccaaggctgtctctgtactgtgattggctctaaaccccgattgaaagtcttcatatatattattttcctggagaaactcacacagctgattggctaccactttttctaagattttagaaatgaaggagaggttagatattggtctgtaattggctaaaacctctgggtctagggtgggttttttgagtaggggtttgatgacagatattttaaaagactgtggtacataacctgatgataatgacagattgataatgttaagtaacgaactatcaattaggggcagaatttctttaagtaatttggtaggaatgggatctaagatacaggttgttggtttagaacctgagattaatttggtaaactgatcatgggtgatcagagagaagctgtctaagtaatgggtaggattctcagccgtttctgagatctctgttgttgggagggtattagtgccaattgagggcaggagatggttgattttatttctaatagtttgaattttatcattaaaaaaggtcataaagatattgctatttagggatcgaggaatactgggttcggtggaagtgtgactctctgtcagcctggctacagtgctgaagagaaacctggggttgtttttattctcttctattagttttgaatagtaggcggctcttgctttgtggagagcctttttatattctttaacactattcttccagtctatgaggttttcaacattgttgctggagcgccactttctttctagttttcttgataattgttttaactcatttgtctgggaattataccacggagctaatttactatgtttgacatttgtcttttttagaggcgctattgagtctaatgttaatcgtaatgagtctgcagagctatcgacgaggtggtcgatctcaatggagctcagggttttaaagaatttgttgtttatatctactgctaatacgggtttaaatgtaattgggattatttccttaaatttagctacagcactatcaggtagacatctagaaaatgaattttttattagtggcatatattcagttattgaaaaatctaaggttattaaattatggtctgatagaactggattgcgtggaagtactgttaaattttcaattgtgacaccgtacgataatacaaggtcaagtgtgtggttaccacaatgagtaggtttttgcacacactgactgaaaccaatagagtctagtattgaaataaatgctacgctaaggcaatctttattattatcaacatgaatattaaagtcaccaacaataataattttatcggtctttaggactaagtttgataaaaactcagggaattcctttaaaaattcagtataagccctgggagcacggtaaactacggcaaatatgattggctgttggtggttcctggattggcgtggaagactaagaaccagacattcaaatgacttgtagctgagtttaggtttattagtttattagtgcgccagaacgatacttgttctattttatgacacatgacacacagagcttctctttccagcttctccttcctcttctccatccctatcccccttccccggaatccctttgctttatcacccgcagatccagggcctctgtggccgcaccatggattgcggtttgtggatcgcgcaccgggggtcgcggtgttggatccagtgtggcggattctgagtcatgtgggctgatcgtggtgctggtggcggaccctgtgtcgcgttggcattgggcacgggcggtggaccaggaccgcggcggtgGCTTGTgatgtacaccaactccctcggctctgtcattcactcacatggcttttcctaccatagctatgctgatgacacccaactaatcctgtcttttccccgatcagaaacacaggtagcagcacgaatcactgcctgtctgaccgacatctctcagtggatgtctcaacaccacctgaagattaaccttgacaaaactgaacttcttttccttccagggaaagactctcccatccacgacctgactattaactttgacaactctgtgttaacccccactccgacggctaggaacctgggcgtaacactcgacagccaactctcccttactgccaacatttctgcaacaacacggtcctgtagattcatgctgtacaacatcaggagaatacgcccccttctcactcagaaggcggtgcaggttctggtccaggctttgatcatctcatgtctagattactgtaactcgctcctggcaggtctacctgctactgccatccgacctttgcagctcatccagaatgcagcagctcgactggtttttaaccaacctaaattcactcacactactcctctcctccgctcccttcactggttaccagtggctgctcgcatccggttcaaaacacttttacttgcgtaccatgctgtgaacggatccggtccagtctacatccaggacatggtcaaacgttacaccccaccccgttcactccgctctgcttcggccaatcagctcgttgctccctcactgcgagctaaacaatcatcaaaaacacgactgttttccgtcctggctccttaatggtggaatgagctccccaatgacatccggacatcagaaagtctacacatcttccgccgaaaactaaaaacatacctcttccgactttaccttgaatgaaaaaaaaaaaaaaaaaaaaaaaaacactaacaactttttgaaactaacactttactagcacttaaatggcacttacttatagcactttgtagttttgctttatttgaagaaattgtattttcttgattcttgtcgtccttggtatgtaccctcgggtttgaatgcacttattgtaagtcgctttggataaaagcgtcagctaaatgaaatgtaatgtaatgtaatgatgggtcctggtgggcggcggtggacagtgactgaggactggagtggcgtctggtctggatggtggatcgtggtctagatggttgctgagcatggactgtgcttgcagcgggactgcttggcatgtcatgttggggttgtccttcgggatgtctaccctcatcaaatgctgctagagactttgattattgatgatgttctcctgcacgtggcatctattgcacttctgtccgtcctgggatgTCCGTCCTGGACATCCCTCAGAGAGGTTTCAacaaaaatatgtagaaacctcagagaggtttctacatatttttaccctgttaaaagggtttttagtagtttttccttactcttgctgagggttaaggacagaggatgtcacaccctgttaaagccctatgagatgaattgtaatttgtgaatatgggctatacaaataaaatttgattgattgattgattcagtgcatctatttgcagcactttgttattctatggggggccattcagggttcagcatcttgcccaaggaaacttcggcatgcagatgggtcagactggggatcgaaccgccgaccttcaggttggaggacgaccactctacccctcagccacagctgcccttAATTAAGCTTTACTAATTATCCTTTAGGGATCTCAgagggctggagccaatcccagctcacACTTGGTAAGAGACAGGGTGCACTTATCACAGTGCCGACATATAAAGAAAAAACCTTCCCAGGAATACAATATAACCTTTCACACTTATGATTCTTAGATTGTATTCGTCTGTGTTAACCCCTTAATGCCTGAATTAttttccaattatataaaaaaaatattatttgtgtttttggctgtcatTTAGAtgcttaagattaagatgcatttattggtgccaaacacatgcacagacatgcaaaggcacactcatgcaggtagggaaatttaatctctgcttttaacccatctggtgcaggacatacagagcagtgagcaaccatgtaagGCGCTCGAGGAGCAGATGtagggggagtaaggtgccttgctcaggggcactagacagggtagggagactcttggattattggacagatcaatccaggttcgtcttttgttgtctctccgtggagtcgaaccagagacaaaccagagaccttctctgcccatagtccaagtttctgccactagaccaccgcctctcggTAATTGgaattgttaatttcaatatatcaTATACAATAGATATGAAATTAAGGTATGAcgcaaattagcgacattaggcataatggggcataaccttaatttaacacattttccagtctctggtatgtagattgatgctgcttttgcttgaaattgaataacaacatatgtttctgtacaattattgctgttccatcatcacaaTATTTCAactacagcttaatacctcaaaataactttgctgcacagtctcAAGGggcttgtatatattttccactttgaccactagatggcggcagagtgcttccaataccttccttggtatgtgtagtatttgcataatcaggcacaatcgtcacctcggcggcattaagaccggaatggggtttgaggcgAATTCGCGACATTCGTTCACAAGGGGTTAAAGATTAATGTAACAAAGCAACTGTGACACATGAAAGTCTGACCTTGAAGCACTACAACTTAGCATCGGCAGaaatttctttcactttctgttaTGTCACAGTCCCCATTTACATAGAAGCTGGGCAGCAAGAATTGTTTGTGTAAGTATAAAAGAGGCAGAGAATCAAATCTGttatataaatatgcatgtgcAAATAATAGAGGTCTAGATTTTGACACAGGAGCCCTGCAACAGGAGCTGCAATTAGGCCCTAATGTTTGTTAATGTATTATTGTGACTATTATTGTGCACAATCCAAAGTTTATTGACAAGTCCAATCCCTTGCACTTACTCCCTGGATTGGCACGTTGTTGTATTGTGCACTAAGGAACATTCTGGTATATTTCACATTTCCCATCAACGTGGCTCTCGGGTCATACTTGTCACACTTGTCATTTCTTTTGCAGAGATAGGAGCAAAACGATATCTCGCACCATCTGCTCCAAGGATAAAATATCTGCATGAACCTCCGATTTTTAGAAGGTGTTTAATTGTGTCACACCAAAACAGCTGCATGGTGGAACTTACTAATAAAGATGTTATGAGATTGATACCTGGGGTCTTGATGTGATCGGGAGCTCTTGCCCTCCTCCAGTCTGCTGCCCAGTGTGGTGTTGAGGTAATGAAGGTCAAATAACAGCTGCAAGGCTCTGTTCTGAGTCATGGGCAATACACCCTCCTGGAGGATGGAGgcgcagaagaaaaacaaagcagagaatTTCATGCAGAAACAGGTAACAGGGCATTATCCACCAGCCTTCACTACTCATTTCCTTGATATGATATCCacctcctctttgtcctcccAGTCTCTTCTCATTCACTAATCATCAATGTCCTTCTCACTTACAGATATCCCTTAAAAGCTAAATCACATTTCTTTGCAAATATCATGAGATTATTCTGGCCCCAGTTTCCCACTTTGCAGAATCAGAAAAAGATTAAACTTTGAGCTAACGGGGCTTTGAAATCAGGTCGACACCACCCAGCCTCgctttttccctttctttagaATTGCGTTTTTTCAGAATTCGTGGACGCCCATGTCAGAAATGTCGGCACCGTAAACATCCCTTCAGCATTAGATGGCAGACAGATGAAACATTAATGACCTGGCTTAGTTAAATCTATAACTAcaaggttttgtgtgtgtgtgtgtgtgtgtgtgtgtgtgtgtgtgtgtgtgtgtgtgtgttaccttggtGCGTGCCTGCTGTGAGAGGCTTTGGTAGTGGCCAAGGACTTCAGTCAAACAGGcatgcagcagctcctgcagcgtGGGCCGGGGCAGGGCATGACCCCCCACCCTGTTCACCTCCACACACAGCTGGAACAGCAGCGACTGGACAAACCAAGATGGCTGCAGAAGACATAACATTTCACATCAGATCTCTAGGTGGAGTCAGAAATCCCAGTGTGTATTGGAGGAGGGGCTGAGGGGCAGACCTGCACTGGAAGACGGATTTTGGACGTGACACTGCTCCCCGACTCGGCCTCTTCTTGGATCTCCAGGTCCTCCCAGTTTGTGGCTGTTGTCAGGATGGCACCAGCAGACTGTGCATGCAGCACTGTGCCAAACTTACCCAGCAACACCTGTCAATACACAACACAGTCTAACTACGAAGGCACTGCAACAACAATATTATTTAAAGCTgcgttcatatatatttttgggaTACTCACTGATGAGTCATTTGTCAGCAAAATAATGCGTTTGTTCTTACAATATTTGGATAATAATTTTAGTAATATcgttaaaaaatgtattaaaagatCCCTCAACGTGAGGATTTGCTTACTTTTCTCCTTCATACCTACTGTTATTATGGGACTGCAGCAAAAACTCTGGGGAAATAACCAGATTAATGGATTGTTCTGCAtattaattgaaaatgaaagtaTTATATGGTTGCAGCCCTACAGGCTACCTTAGTTGTAGTAAACCTAGGTAGAGCTGAGAAGAACAGCAGATTTGGTGAAATACTTGTGGGTTTGTCACTAAAACTGGATCCATTGTTTCACACTCTACGACATTTGAAATTGTTCGCATGAAAAGACATCATCCCAGTCGACAACCTTTTGTTACAGACTGTATGTAAGTTATTTCTGTGTATTGATCAAACAGATTATACTCAATATGTTAAGTGCAGCAAAAGGAACTAAGTATATTTAAGCTTATATTATTTAGTTATATTGGTCCTTTTCAGACCTGGTATCCGTCTgcagtgatccaatcacaagtggacagctctgagCTTCTCATTTCATGGCTGACCTTACAGATCTCACTTCCCCGATCAATATCCAAATAAACATGGATGTCATTTCAGTTCACAAagaccaaattatgtttttgtccGGTCTGACTTTAACAGACCTacggttgtctgtgtgtgtgtggtgactgaTAAGGACTGATCAAGAAGCACAGGTGGGTGACATGTCATCTATTTTAGCTCGTCTATACTACAATGCAGAGTTTTAAAACTTTGATGGATCAACAGTGTTTCCAAATGTATTTCCATATGTACTCCGGAATAGCGTGTACGGCAGGTCAAAACCTAGGAGTAATGCGTTTTGAAACTAAAATGTAGTAGTGAGGATGCAGccaggggaaaaaagaaagagagagagaaagagagatagtgGGGGGCTGAGACACTCAATGATCTGCTCTCAAGATTTGACTTatttgaaacaggaaaaaatatataaatatcaatatctgagtgatcagatctcaatGATATGAATGTGTCTTAGGTGTATCACAAACCTGAACTTGGAGCTGACCCCTGAGCAGATCATGCAGGATGGATTTAATTACCATACCAGAACATAAACTGTTTGAAAATAATCAACTAGGCTCAAATTCTCCTGCTCAAGACCCCTCTGATACTACGTTCTGCTATTCTCTCTGCCAATTAGATTTATATGCCTCTCAGCACATCAGCCTCTATGTTCCATGCAGTAAATACAGTTTCACAGATATAAATCTTGGTTTCTGACGGTGACTCACTTTGGCGAGGGCGGAGCTCCAGATGCGGTAGGCTTCCATGCTGCAGTTGAGAAGCTCTTCCTTCAGACCTGCCCACTTGGCCTGGGCGGGGCTGACCTCTGTGGTGGGTCTGGCTCTGCCCAGCTTCTTCGCCTGCCTGGGGGTCCCCTTGGTCGTGGTTTCGGCACCGCTGTGTTTCCCCAGAATGCAATGCTTCAGGTTAGGGCAGAGCTCACCCATGGACTGGCATAGCCTGGCCATGAAAAGGACTGAACTGAGGCGGCTGGGGCTGGGGTCAGGTGAGACTGCAGCCAGTTCAGAGTGGATAGAGGACAGGATGTGGCGAACACAGGCCAGGGAGCCGTCACTTAAAGCCTCCTCCACGGCCGGCGAGTCCATGAAGCGGTTAAATGAAGATGCTGAAGAGGCTTCAGTAGgtccagaggaggagacagggactGAGATGGAGTCAGACCCTGCAAAGCATGAAATCAACATTAAGCACTATTTAGTACCTTTCactttataaaacaaacattttaaatttccCAAATCATAAGGCTACATTCTTTTTAAACCACATGTGGATAAGAACAGATAGAAGTAACCATAACAAACTGCTGTCACCGGACAGAGGACAAATACATTTCATCATTTTCCTGACCACTACTCTAAAAATGTTCCATCGAAAACAACTTTGAATCTGAATCTAAAGGGCAGATGGATATTTCATTTTACTATTCATGCTCTTCAGAggatgcatttttattttcaaaagtgCTATAAAAGGCTCTAGCACTACCCTTAGAATGAATAATTGTCACCAAAAATAGGCTGTTCTTAGTCTAGACAGGATTAGCCAAAATATACACAAATGATTTCCATTTAAcctagtggaaggatgtggtatgggttaGGATAATTAGtgaattatgttattttctgtgaactatccctttaggGGAGATGTTTTGTTATTCCAAATCTCCCTTAATTAGgattccaaacacaaacatttggtTCCATATGTTTCTCATGTGACCAAACATTTGTGATAGTCCCAAAAGTGGGATGATTTGACAAATGATGACCCCTCAAACGCAGACAATCAACTATCTGCAGGAACCTTTTAGTTTCTTGAACAATGTTCCAGGAACTTTTTGGTCAAAATGCAGCATTATGTTTAATACATGTCTGGGTGATGGCTGAAAATATAAGACTGTGTGAACGTTGCACTGGCTTGAACAGACTGGCACACGCCAGTGCAGTCTTAACTGAACCCACCTGTATCCTGGGAGGGAAGGTAGTGCTGGAGGTCATCCAGCCTGGCCTTCAGCTTTGCATCCATGGAAGAGCAGAAGTTCTGAACACAAGGTGTCAGGGCCTGGGTCTTCATGGCCAGGCCACTCCTCTGATGCTGCTGCCCCCGCTGGGTCACATTGATCCAACCTGCATCACTCAGCAGGTCTCCTGGAGACT harbors:
- the cog1 gene encoding conserved oligomeric Golgi complex subunit 1 isoform X1, whose amino-acid sequence is MSEDPALSVRVSEIRHPAGLFERYNTEEIRRIERKVRGEIEQKKEELRQMVGERYRDLIDAADTIGEMRECSESVVRSIQDMHRYCHSLKQGTADVSSCRQESQRQLVWQEKFYTMASQIKLLLEIPERIWSAMEASQYLQATQLYLLCCHLHSLLQLETATAGHYSPVLARFPILVRQVATTGHFRSTILLDSRSLLRGRVVSDQAIAEALVSTMLLEDSSPRQALADFLLARKASIHQLLNQPQHGAGIKAQVCSLVELLVTTLFQAYAVFYLPPEGNSRPEEGALSWGMLFSILENVTSTSPAAKVRKVLQEETSTGSWFKYLPPSITDFQPALRTLAQAIQREQLRDTLQQWINTCKEDICHGIGSLLVYVKSLKGLAAIRDAVWELLSTESISQHWSTVCQRLLERPLAVWEDFLQLLFLQRLQAINKEETEAISTSSVQLLISAVRDLEGQTTQTSVGTNPGAVRRAQYEVDVASFLWSESPGDLLSDAGWINVTQRGQQHQRSGLAMKTQALTPCVQNFCSSMDAKLKARLDDLQHYLPSQDTGSDSISVPVSSSGPTEASSASSFNRFMDSPAVEEALSDGSLACVRHILSSIHSELAAVSPDPSPSRLSSVLFMARLCQSMGELCPNLKHCILGKHSGAETTTKGTPRQAKKLGRARPTTEVSPAQAKWAGLKEELLNCSMEAYRIWSSALAKVLLGKFGTVLHAQSAGAILTTATNWEDLEIQEEAESGSSVTSKIRLPVQPSWFVQSLLFQLCVEVNRVGGHALPRPTLQELLHACLTEVLGHYQSLSQQARTKEGVLPMTQNRALQLLFDLHYLNTTLGSRLEEGKSSRSHQDPSYVSFRFQEACDWLESFIDPFDLDVFTTPLNANLNRVSQRTSVLLGLLTGLEKQFSSRSSGVSSQEPYNILPLASSQIRFGLLPLSMSNVRKSMFVSRNSDAPKNLAPPSSTADSNDSFRPGSLFRQLADQDEDTAAPSLFKLSWLSGMAK